A window of Bradyrhizobium diazoefficiens genomic DNA:
TGCCGATCGGATCAGACGGGATCGAGGGCCAGGCAGTCCTCGGGGCGAAAGGCGATGAACACGCTTTCGCCAGCTCTTGGGCTGCCATGTCTCAGGCTGTCATGTCTCAGGCTGTCATGTGCGCCCGGCTGAAGCTTGACCATGAACTCCGCGTTGCCGGCGACATCGAGCACGGCCAGCGCGTGGTCGCCGAGATAGATGATGTTCTGCACCATGGCCGGCAGGCAGTTCGCTCCGTCGCTGGAGGTGCCGTCCCGGACAATGGCGATCCGCTCCGGCCGCACCGAGAGCGAGGTCGATGCACCCGCGCCTGATACATTGACCGCCCGGGCGGTTACGACACCGCCACCAGCCAGCGCGACGCGGCAATAATCCCTTTCGACCGTCTCGACGGTGCCGGCCAGCACATTGTTCTCGCCGATGAAATGGGCGACGAAACTGTTCACCGGTTGCTCGTACAGCGCGTCGGGCCTGTCGATCTGCTGCACGATGCCGTCGTTGAACACGGCAATGCGGTCCGACATGGTGAGCGCTTCACTCTGATCGTGGGTGACGTAGACGACGGTGATGCCCATCCTCTCGTGCAACTGCTTGATCTCCAGCTGCATCTGCTCCCGCAGGCGCTTGTCCAGCGCGCCCAGCGGCTCGTCCATCAGCACGATCTGCGGATTGAAAACCAGCGCACGGGCCAGCGCCACGCGCTGCTGCTGACCGCCGGACAGTTGGCCGGGCCGCCGGTGCGCCAGGGTCTCCATCTTGATCATGCGCAACGCCGCGCTGACGCGCTCCTGCACTTCTGCCTTGTTCGTCTTGCGAACGGATAGCGGGAAGGCGATATTCTCCGCGATCGTCAGGTGCGGAAACAACGCATAGTTCTGGAACACCATGCCGATGTCGCGCTTGTGCGGCGGCACGTTCTTGATAGGGCGGTCAGCGAGATAGATCTCGCCGTGGGTCGGAACCTCGAAGCCGGCCAGCATCATCAACGTGGTCGTCTTGCCCGAGCCCGACGGGCCGAGCAGGGTGATGAACTCGCCCTTCCTGATGTCGAGATCGAGGTTCTTCACCACGAGGTGTTCGCCATCGTAGGTCTTCTGAATGCCGGAAAACCGCACCAGCGCCGGCGCGAACGTGACCATGCCGGCTTCCATGTCGTCCTCGTGTTGCCCACTACAGTGCTGTCAGCACCTCGTTCGAGGTTGCGGGGAACAGCTTAGCATCCTCCGACGAGAATGCCAGCGGCGCAAGCGCCAAAGACGCGGGCCCGATGAGCGAAGGCGCGCTACATCCCCGACAGCTTGCTCACATACACATTCAGCGAGCCGCCTGCTTCCGCGACCACGCGCAGCGTCTTGGAATCGAAGGCGATGTCGGCCAGCGTCAGGCTGTCGATCTTGGCCTCGACCTTGAGGCCGTCCTCGCTTTTCTGGTAGTCGGCGATCGCGGCGGCGATCTTCTCGCGGGCGTTGGCGGCGATCGGCTTCAGGTCGAGCGTGGCCTTCTGCACCAGT
This region includes:
- a CDS encoding ABC transporter ATP-binding protein; this translates as MEAGMVTFAPALVRFSGIQKTYDGEHLVVKNLDLDIRKGEFITLLGPSGSGKTTTLMMLAGFEVPTHGEIYLADRPIKNVPPHKRDIGMVFQNYALFPHLTIAENIAFPLSVRKTNKAEVQERVSAALRMIKMETLAHRRPGQLSGGQQQRVALARALVFNPQIVLMDEPLGALDKRLREQMQLEIKQLHERMGITVVYVTHDQSEALTMSDRIAVFNDGIVQQIDRPDALYEQPVNSFVAHFIGENNVLAGTVETVERDYCRVALAGGGVVTARAVNVSGAGASTSLSVRPERIAIVRDGTSSDGANCLPAMVQNIIYLGDHALAVLDVAGNAEFMVKLQPGAHDSLRHDSLRHGSPRAGESVFIAFRPEDCLALDPV